The genomic interval AGTATCACCTTCAAACAGCAGATCCAAACCAGGCAGATCACCTTAACTGTCTACGGGCATCATTTTACCTCTAAAGATGACAATACCTGTAAGTGGTAAGCTGAAGATATTGTCAATTCTTGGTTAGCACTGGTTGAGCTGCACCATGGCCAAATATAAGTGGGAACAAGAATGGGAAGagtgaatatttatttattctgtacaGTCAGATGATTCAGAGGTGACCCTCCTACAAGACTTCTTTGTAGCAGGTGAATCCTAACCCTCTACTGTAGATTAAACCCTGGATATGGAAGCTGTCTATGCCACGAAAGCCATTTTGTTGTCCTGATCAGCCTTGTGTTCCCATAATATTTATCTATATTGCCCTTAGTTTGGCATTATTCTTTACATAACTATTGCTGTGTATTGCTTCTCTTCTCTGACTGTGTGTGGGCCTAATGTGGGCCTAATGCAACCACACAAATGTAGACAAtagacattttccttttcaatgaGTTGTGAGCAGGGCTAACGTACATCTTTCCCACCCTGATTTCAGTTGTTAATTGCTATTAACTGCATCAATCTTTAGCTCCCACTGGCAcccaaaactttttttcctatgaaaaggTAGATTAGCATTTTTGATGAAAGCAAATATTGCATACAGGACAAACATCCCCCTGGAATCAAAATATCTTAAAGCTGACTTTTGAGAAGGAAAACTTTCCAAACCTGGCAAGAAAATCCTTAGGACGTGTGTTCTCAGGAGTGGAGGTATTTGTTTAGTGCAATGCAAGTGAGAATAAGGTTTGATTTGACAGAGTTCTTTGCAAAGAGAGCCTCAGTGGGATGCCAAGCCCTCCTGACTGCGTGGGCTGTGACCATGCCTGTACATGTAGGGGTGCAAAAGTCTGGACTCTTGCCTGGCCTGTGCTGTGCCCTGGAGCTCAAGCAGGGCTTCACAGTGCATCTTAAAGAGACctgggcactgctctgctgTACTGAGTGCCCGTAGCTCTTGGCAAGGTTTGGGTTGACCCCAAAGGGTGCATGTCCTCAGGGTGCAGGCAACAGGAAGCCGAGACTCCGTGGCCGATCTGCAAATGGAAACAGTCTGCTACTTGTGCTGACTATCCAGCTTTTCATGTCGAAAGCTTCCCATAAACACTGTGTGCTCTTGACTGAACAGTCACCTGCTAAACTTGTCCCTGATGGCAAGGACATACTGTCACCTTCCTCACTAAAGGGGCTTCTTGGTATTTCAGCCATGACAGTTACTGCTTTATACCACACTCATATAGAGTCTCTTCACAGTGGTACAAGACCTAAAAGCAATAACGACCTACACTGTTGGAGGCTGTCTCATCttgttccttctgtttttcagtctcTACTGCAAGTGGCGTTTTGGTGAGTGGATCTGTTTTGTGTTCTGTGACTGTAGCCTTAGAAGGAATATAACCACAGCtcatattttgcttattttcagaatGATTCTTCCCATGACAGCCTCTTCTAAAATATGGTTCTCCGAGCCACTGGGCAAGATCTCAGATAGAGGCGAACTCACAGAGTgtttaagggatttttttttttaatctagcttAATAAGATGCAGAGtgtgacttttcttttcttagcatTAAGACAGTCTATCTCTTCCCAAACAAAAAGGCTTAGCAAGgcggttggggggggggggaatgtagggagatgcatgtttcccgGAAGCTTTATTGCTTAAAGGCTTCCTGGGACAGATCAATCATACTGATGCAATgattttgaaacaatattttctgtttgtactCTAAAGAAGCCTTACAGAAATGTTGAATTTAAACAACATTGAAGTTGTTTGAAACAACATTGCACATTGAAGTTACCTAACACTCCCACTGATGTCTTAAAGAGATCATGTAAGCATTGTTAAGCAGAAACAGGAAATTGCATTTGTCATGCAAACTATCTTACATGGTTAACAAATACTGATAAATCTCTTACAGGTGCAATTCTTCCGAAGACATCTAGAGTTATAAGGCAGCAAGAGGTATagtaagaaataagaaaatgataTGGGTTACGTAGATGACTGTTGCTATTAGAATCAATAATTGTAAATTGATTTCTGAATATTGAAGTATAAAGTGACATTGTGCTACCGGAAAACTGCCAGCCATCAggaatattctttattttaggCTGATGATTTATTAGAATCATGATTTATCAGCTATACTTATATTAGgcttatatttctttatattatttctcttcaaaaatttgGGGTTAGATTCTTTTTATTGCCTCCAGGAGGAAACTGTTGCAACACAAATCCAGGTACAGAGCCTCACGtgctgcctgggagcagctgtCTGTTGAGGGAAGGCAAGTCCAGCTTTGCCCTTTTTGAGGGCTAACCTTAGAAGTTTTTCCATAAAAGTTTTGCTGGTGGAAACCATTAACATGAGTAAAGCAGTGGGATAGGACCAGGCAGTAAGAGACTAAGTCAGGTCAGAGAATGATCTAGGCAGCTCTTGCCACAGCTTATGTATGTGAATGCACAGGGGCAAGTGTCATCTATGCAAAGTGGTCTATTCAGGAGAATGCATCCATGGCTATGAACAGTTTTCGGCATCAAAATACGTGAGCAGAGGAACCTGACAGGAAAATGGGGAAAGATTGGATTTTTGGCTagcatttgaaatgctttgctgaaaCTGACTTTTTCTGGCTTTGGTCTCAGAGCAACGGCTGCAGGCCTCCCATCCCAAGGGATGCTCAGGGAGAAAAAGAGCTTGAAAGCTCAAGTCAGCCTTGCTGCTGAGATACAGGTCTTATATGGCAAATTTCAATGCCTGCTGGAGCAAGGAACCAGAACcagaaaagcaagcaggagTCCTGAGTTGCTCAGAACTGTAGGTGAATTCTAAATTCATGCTCttgtttttactatttatttaacACTTATTCCATGGTGGTGTTAGAAAACAGTTGTTGGGGCCCTGCTGTGTCCAAGGCACGGGATGATGCACATCTGTACTTTTTCCACTGCTGTCATTTCCAGCAAGGGACAAATTCTCCCTATCCTTTTCTAATCTGTACTGACCCTTCTGGAGaaaactttcatcttttttttccatttatctgTATTTATCTAGTCCCCTAGTCACGATGAATCCCACATGGAGAACAAGCTGAGAAGAGATATATCCACAGTTTATGCGGTGATTGGCAGTGACCAGACACAGCCCGTAGTAATGCCAGAAGTTGAACGCCTGTCTGTAAATGTCAGTTGGCAGAAACACTGACTAACACAATGGACTGTCTGGGCTATGATCATCTCGGACAGAGACTGAGGGAGTGTCTAGCATTAGGCCCTATGACCTACCTGAGACACTATAACATCAACCAGACAACTCATTGAGGTGAACAGCACACCTTCACCTCTGATGCTGGCTCCGCTCCTGCAGACGCTGCATGTGTCCCACTCTGGCCTGGTGACTCTGCCCATGTCATGGGCAGGGAGAGTGGAAACTGGAATAAGCTGGAATGAATAACTTGTGCTACCATAAATACAAAGTTCCCTTTTTCCCCTAAAACATCTGAGAGTCTGCAGATGCTGGCCAGTGTGCATGCAGTTCTGGGAACTCTTCCTGACCAGAGAAGGGAGTCTTATGGCAATCACAAATAATTTGGGAAAGACATATCTATAGGATTTCTCAGTGAGAAAAACTAACTAGAATACAGGATACCAAATGCACAGTACTTTCACTATGAAAAGAGACTATACTACACACTGTCTGAACTGAAAATACTGCTattgttttttccccatctctctTGACTGAGACATGTGCCATGTCCTGCAGAAATGGGCTGGTGATGACATCTGGGCTCCATAAAGCCTTAtcaatgtgttttgttttttttttaatcaatcttttttttaaatatcctcAATAAGAGCAATTTCAGGACATTTCTGAGACAGGAAACAACTCCCATGCATCCTCTCGTGTACTGAGGAAGATAAACTGAATGTATTACATATCTGCAACTGTAAAATGAGGAAATTGTATTTCATATGCTTATCTGCTCAAATTCTGATCCctaaagaaagggagaagataCCGATTCCTGCATGTTTATGGACTGTTTCTCTCCAGGTATTGGGGGGGGGGCCCTCAGGTTTATAATAATAACTCAATGAGCTGCAGTGCTGTTTTGGAGAACTTCAGTTTCCCCCCACCCATCCAGAAAAAGTCCAGTAGGTCAATGGAGATGTCAAAGTGTTGTTCCGTCTCATCATTGCTGTCCTCTGAGCTGTGAGTCTTCCTCTTGAGAGAGGAAAATACCCTGCATAGGCTTTCAGCTCCTTTCTATGTCCTATGGACATCTATAATCAGCAGCTTCCCTCTTAATTATCACTGATGTGACCATCTTCCAAGGTAAGGAGATACAGGCTCTTTCCCACACTGCTGGATGCTCAGCTTCATCCTGTTCTTCCACAGTAAGTCTGGGAGGGCCTGAGGTGGAGGATTGTACCAACCAGGACCAAATGGTGCCTGACTAGGACCAATAGAAGGTGGATGTGGATGGTGATCTCAGCATGGTTCAATCCAGATGTGACCCACTGCAGCACTGTTACTCCATTGTAACTGTGACTAGGGGTTTATTCATAGAATCGGTAAGCTTGGAAagtacctctggagatcatctagtccaacctccttgctcaagcagggtcacctagagcatgttagacagggttgcatccaggcaggctttgaatatctccacagaaggagactccacaacctctctgggcaacctgttccacttCCAGCGTTCCATTCCTGAGAAACACTGGGGATCATGAAAGTTGACATCTGCAATGAGGCTGTGGTAGGAAGAATCCTCTTCTACTgccttttcttgaaagaaaggACTTAGAAGGCACACTAGCTATTGGAGAAGTGAGTGGTTTCCCTAAATTAGAGAACTAACTTACTGAATTTGGCTGCGTTGTGCTTTTCCCTGAGAACATatccctgctgccccagaaCCTGCACTCAGCAACAGTAGGGTGTGCAGTGCTGTTTTCACGTAGCAGATCCACAGCGGGCACGAAGCCTCATCACGTACAGATGCTGTTTCTCCCCTGTTGATGCAAGCAGTGTAGTGGGGGTGATGCTGTGATCAGGAATGATACCCTGATGACCCCAGCCACACATTCAGGCAGGAGGGAGGTAGTCAGGACTCAGATAACTCTCGCTCACCTGTAGGTGATGGAAGTCAAGCAGTCTGGAGTGGGTCACACAGGCAGCTATTAATTATTCTGCCTTCTGTGAGATTGAAGCACTGGTGCAAGAGCTTCCTGCTGACAGGTAAGAATTTGACTATCAGAGACAATGTGTCACATCTTACTAGTCTGCAGGAGACTTGTATTATTGGTAGTTAATGTGGATCTGAGAAGCAGATGAAAAACTGGTTCCTGTATATAAATATTCTATAATgactggaagaggaaaaaggagtgTTGACAAGGCTGAAACCAGGTGAAGAAGCATGTATTTGGAGAGGGTACATATACAAGTCAGCTCTAGCAGAATGCAGCAGGTAACATAAATACTCCTAGTATGGCAACAGAGGACACGGTAGGTCACCTTGGAAGAAGAGATAGATCCCTGGCTAGGATGGGTCTCATTGCTAAATGCAGTGGGGTTTGTGGTCATATTATGgcatttgtgcatttttaatccctgttttagtttcttttaagtcatttttgGTGCCTTACTGATCATTTTTACAGCATGCCTTCTCAAGTTCTAAGGTGAAAGGAGGAATCTTTAGATTTCTAATTATTCACTTATTAGATCTGTCCTGCCTGTGCTGCATTACTCTGcaaggccctcctcttcctgtgAGGGCAGTTTCCAGTGCTTTAAACacataatgtttctttttcaattcAGAGACACAGCACAGGTTGACCTAGGTAGACATGTAAGTCCAGAGCAATTCGCGGGCAGCAGGCACAGACTGGCCTGGCCAAGCCCAGAAGGCTGTTTTTCTCTAGACTCAGGAAGTGGGCCCAGAGGGCTGGAGACAAGGACACAGGGATGGGGTGTCCCCATGGATGACCGCGCACACAAGGCCATCCGGTCCCCACAGCGACtggcagggctttgtgatgggGGTCTCCCAGTCTGAGAAGAGCGACTCCGTCAGGAGGGAGCAGCTCCTCACGGTGCCGGCGTGAGTGGTGTCCGGCAGCGAATTCGGAGATGCCAGTGGAGCAGAAGGTGAACCCCTGTTCCCAGGCCGCAGACGGGCGCCCCAGCACGCGGGAATGCGGCGAGGTGAACCGTGGAGCTGGAcgcagggaggcagcaggcgTGGGGCGCGCGAGCCGAGCGCGAGGACGGTGGGGAAGGGGAGGTGCTGCGAGACGGCCAGCCCGGAGCTCCTGCGGCAACGGGGCCTTTCCTCGGGGCCCTTCGAAGCGGGGCTGGTGTCTCCTGCGCTTCAGGGGCCGCTTGTGGCACCCCAACCGCTTCCATCACACACCTCCTTCTCCCCGCAGGTGGACCGCAGTGACACAGCGGAGCCAGAGCTCGGCTTTGTCCCCCCGGAGGGACAGCCTGCCTCCGCTCCCCTGCCCAGAGAGCTCACGGCACCCCGAGGACGGCAGCGCAAAGGTACGGAGCTGCCCAGACCCGCGGGCAGAGCCGCTTCCCGACTGCCCGGAGCTGCCGAGAAGCCGGCGGCAGGTGCCGGGAGGCGACAGCGGGTCCCTGTCCCCCGGCAGGCCGACCGCCGCCTCGGCGCGGCGCTGCCAGGGCTCGGCACTGGGCTCTCCGGGGGCACTGCCTTCGCCTCTCCCTTGCCCAGCAGCGaccagccccctccccaggtgccggctgggagcagggcggcggccgcccgcccgcggggctgagcgctgccactggggctcccagcAGGGAGGTTTGCCAGCCGGGAAGCAGGGAGGGTGCGGGAGGACTCCCCACCCATGGTAACTGGGCCTTTCTCCTGGGCTTCTGTTGCAGACGGGCAGTGTGGAGCACGGGGAGGCTCTGCCCCGCAGCAGTTCctcaggagcagagctgctgcctctgccatCCTTGCCGCCTCTCCCCGCCAAGGCGGCAACCCAGGCAGACGCGTCCCTGCGCATGGACAGAGGTCAAACGGCAGCGTCTACAAGCCAAGTCAAGCTGCCCCCTCTGCCAGCATCATCAGGATGCTCTGCCAGAGGCAGGCTCCAGGAGCTCCAGCGGTCTGCAGAGGACTTTGCTGATGACAACACCAGCAAAACCTCCCTCCTGGAAGCGGCACTTCCTTGCAGTTACCCAGGCAGGATGCTTCTGCTGTCACTGCGTCAAGGCAAGAGGGTTTCCCCGCCGTACCTGAGGCCAGGCCTAGCTCTTCCAGAGCAGCACTGGCAACACCAAGGCCATCACAAGGCCACGGCAGTAGGATCACTCTTCCCCCGCTCAGCCAGCAGCCTTCAGGACACCTCTTTCTCCTGGAAGCCCAGAGCGCTGCTGAAGGAGCAAGCCCAGGTGGCCCAGCCTCCACGGAGTGCAACAAGCCCTGGCCAAGCTACCCTGTGCTGCCAAGTCTGCCACAGGCTCCAGACGTGAGGGTGCACAGATGCAACTCGGTCATCAGTGAGTCCTCAGCATCCGAGAGCACAGACCTGCAGCCTCCTGGACTGCAAGGGCCGCTTGTTGGGACATCGCAGGTGGAAGGAGCGTCTCCTACCACGGATGATCGCCTGTGCTTGGAGACCAGCGGCAGAGATGTAGCAGGGGCAGCTGGACTCACCAGCAGCGAGagccccagcccagcctctCCTTCACGACATGGACATCGCAGAGAGGGCTGACAGCCCAGGCCTTGCATGACACAGCCCCTCACCATCCGCCGCCTCCCTGGAGCATGCGGTCGACTTGCTTGTCTCGGCAGCCTTGCAGCCGGCCGGGGATATGAGCAGGAGAGCCCTCTGACACTGCCCCAGGCGGATGGTGCTGCAGAGGAGCTCAGCGTGGCTGCGCCGCAGGGGCCGTTGCCACACGTGCTCAGTTCAACGCCCCTGCCAAGCAGAGACCAGCAGCAAACGGCGCCACGTGCCAAAGGTGCAGCCGTGGCACCTCAGCAAGGACCTGCTCCCCCTGCTCATGGCGGCGAGCGTGCCAGCTTTCCTGGGCAGGCACAGAAGGCCAGGGCTAGGACGGTCCCCACAGcaacagtttttaaatgagtgggaggaagcagcaggaaccAGAGCCACAGCAGCACCGGGGGAAGcacaggaggaagcagggcagcaGGAGGTGGACAGAGACCtgccagaacagcagcagctggaggaatcTGCCTCTGTCCACACGATCTGGGTCCGGCCAAGCTGCCAGAGGCTCGTGCCGTGGAGACACCTGCGCGACAGCGAGGCCACAGACGCTGACGGAGAAGCAGATGGCAACCCGCAGAGCGCGCCTCTCCCCCAGGCAGTGGCCGCAGGAGCCGAGGCAGAAGATCCACCCTTGGCCGGAGGCTCTCAGCAAGAGGGGACCAGCATGCTCCTCCACACGTCAGGCTCCTCAGAAGGAGGACCAGCAGCTTCGCCCTCGCATGGAGGCTGTCCACACCAGGTGAGCAAGGAGCAGGTGGCTGGCACTGACCATCAAAGGGACTCAGGGCCATTTGCAGCATCCCCACACTGTGTACTATTTTCCCCTGTTGACACCTCATTAGGGGATGGCACTCACCTGTGGGATTTTGCTCTCCCCCTGCATGTTCCCTCTGAGCACAAAGACGAGGcaaattcctcctcctccagagaCTCCCCAGAGGGTGACCCAGGTACGTACGTGAGTCGAGAGCTGTTCTGGGGGCAGAAGACCCAGCCCGGCCCAGCAAGGGGCACTGAGGTCGGCAGCACTAAGCCATGACCTCTCGGGAAAGCCCTTGGTGGGGGGGGCAGCAGGTGCTCGCCCTGTGCTCGCGCAGCCCCTCAcccacagctctccttccccccacaGCCACCGCCGCCCTCCCACACCCACTGGCTCCCAGGCCCTCGCTCCTCGAGACGCCACTTCGGGCTCTGCGCAGAGCCTTCACCTGCAGCTGTCTCACGGGGCAGCGAGAGCGATGGGGCCGGGAGGCGAGTGCTGGCGGCTCCGCTGACATTGCGGCTGGTCCTGTGGACGCAGAGTACAAGGAGGGAGAACAACGTGGATGCACGCCACCACACCGGAGGCATTCGGCTCGCACCACAGCACATGCTACTTCCTGCACGCAGGAAGGAGGAGGACCTGCCAGCCAAGTCGTGCAGCTAGAGCCATGCTCTGTCCCGGGGGTGACACAAATACTGCCTCCAGCCATTTGAGAGACCCAACAATGCTGCCAGACACAGGGGCCTTCAAGGACAAACATGCCACACACCGGGACGTGCGCGCAAACACTCTTTAGGCTATGGCCAATTTGTGCTTGCAATAAAAGCTGGGGGAGCTGTTTCCCCTGTTACTTGGTGTCAGCAACCTCTCAAGACACAGACTGGCGCAGCCAATGCCCCTGAAGCCAGGCACACTGGGAGAGGTACCCCTGCTGAGTGATAGAAGCACTGAGCAGCTGAGGCGGGAGGGGGCTTCTGAACATTTCTGCTCCATGCTCCTGCTGCCAGGTCAGCTTTCCCTGGGCCTGGCACCATTGAGGTGCGACTGCCCGTAAGGATGGATTCCCCCGTGACTCCAGGCCCCTGCTCCTGTCTTGCACTGCTTTACTGCCCTTCTTGCCTGCACACACAGGTAGCAACACAACAGCATGACAAGGCCTCATTGTAGTGACACAGCATTGCCTGGCCTAAAGTAAAGCCCCTCATCAGCAAGCGAGGACAAGAACTTGGGGGAAACCAATGCACAGCGGGCACTAAGGGAGACTCAGCGATGGgcacattcccccccccccccccccccccgagctaACAAGGGGCTGGAGGAACTAAGGCATCAGCTGCTGCAACTCCATCCTGCTTACACAGCTGCTCCTGAGTCGGCCTCGCAGGAGCTAATAGCTATGGAGCCATCTCTCTGCgccagcccagcccaggcagcaaCAACCAGCTCCTCTACGAGTCACTGGCAATAGCAAAGACAGACATGGTGGAGCCCAGGGCAGCTCCCCAGACTACCCAGCTCTCAGCATGGGGAGACTTCATGTGCATATGCAGACCACTGAAGACAAATCTCTGGTGAGCACCAGCCACCCTCCCCAGCCCACCCTGGCCATCGCCAGGGCACAGGGAGGCtaagggagagaagaaatcGCTCTGTCCCAGCCtgccaggcagctgcagctcccagaGCAGCCAGCAACCCCGCTGCCTCTTTGGGAGGCTCCTCCGCAGCCCAGGGCAGCCAGGACTGAGGCACGAGCCAGGCTGGCTGCAGGGTCGGTCCTGGCCTGCGCCCTCTGGCCCCGCTCACCCACCAGGTTGGCAATGCCACTGCTTCAGCCCCTCTCCCCAGTGCTGGAAGGATTCTTTCCCCTTGTGCCCAACCAGACCTCCCTGATTTGGTTGAAGACACTGAGCTACCATTTCACTTACTAACATTGCCAAGGTTGTGGTGAATCCCAGCCCCAGGCTTAGGGAAAGTCTCCCCAGCCTGGCAGAGAGGATGGCATCAAATAACATATGCAAAAGACTAGTcacaaagcaaatgttttccCTGATCCTTAGCCCTCAAGTCATAGCTAGCATCTCAGGCCAGCAACCTGAGAAATGGGAAGGCAGTAGGTACAAGAAAACCACCCTGCAAGGGTCACATTTCTCCAGTAAGGGTGGACTGACACTGGCAGAGAGAAAtttcacaccaccaggcatcAAACCCTGACCGTAGCCACAcgctctccagcctgggccagggctgctgctCACAGTGGCCAAAGCCAGAGGACTTCAGGCCCAGGGTATTCTTCCTTCCCTGGCTGCTAAGTCTAAAATCAAGGTGCTCCCACACCCAGGAGCCTTCTCCATCTCAGTCCCACAGATGCGGATGCTGCTGTTCCCATCTGCAGCTCCAGCCAGGAGTGGCATGCTCTGGGCATTGCAGAAAGGCATAGTCACACATACATACAGCCCACACATGGCCTCACCCAGACAGAGCCATGCCTGCACTAGCACTCACCAAACCCCAACAGTGCTCACCCCCCTGTGGCCACAGAGTCTCATCCTGCTCCTTCTTGCCCTAGGGCACACCTGACAGGCACAAGTGCAAACAGACATCCCCACCTCAGCCCTCAGGATAGCTCTAGTTTGCACAGCAGTTTCTGGGCTCTGCTTAGATCTTCTGAGAACATCTTTGGAGGCGGAAGCAGGGGGGGATTTCTGGGAACTCTC from Rhea pennata isolate bPtePen1 chromosome 11, bPtePen1.pri, whole genome shotgun sequence carries:
- the LOC134145380 gene encoding uncharacterized protein LOC134145380 isoform X2, whose product is MVLQRSSAWLRRRGRCHTCSVQRPCQAETSSKRRHVPKVQPWHLSKDLLPLLMAASVPAFLGRHRRPGLGRSPQQQFLNEWEEAAGTRATAAPGEAQEEAGQQEVDRDLPEQQQLEESASVHTIWVRPSCQRLVPWRHLRDSEATDADGEADGNPQSAPLPQAVAAGAEAEDPPLAGGSQQEGTSMLLHTSGSSEGGPAASPSHGGCPHQPPPPSHTHWLPGPRSSRRHFGLCAEPSPAAVSRGSESDGAGRRVLAAPLTLRLVLWTQSTRRENNVDARHHTGGIRLAPQHMLLPARRKEEDLPAKSCS
- the LOC134145380 gene encoding uncharacterized protein LOC134145380 isoform X1, with product MVLQRSSAWLRRRGRCHTCSVQRPCQAETSSKRRHVPKVQPWHLSKDLLPLLMAASVPAFLGRHRRPGLGRSPQQQFLNEWEEAAGTRATAAPGEAQEEAGQQEVDRDLPEQQQLEESASVHTIWVRPSCQRLVPWRHLRDSEATDADGEADGNPQSAPLPQAVAAGAEAEDPPLAGGSQQEGTSMLLHTSGSSEGGPAASPSHGGCPHQGMALTCGILLSPCMFPLSTKTRQIPPPPETPQRVTQPPPPSHTHWLPGPRSSRRHFGLCAEPSPAAVSRGSESDGAGRRVLAAPLTLRLVLWTQSTRRENNVDARHHTGGIRLAPQHMLLPARRKEEDLPAKSCS
- the LOC134145508 gene encoding uncharacterized protein LOC134145508, giving the protein MPVEQKVNPCSQAADGRPSTRECGEVNRGAGRREAAGVGRASRARGRGRLWHPNRFHHTPPSPRRWTAVTQRSQSSALSPRRDSLPPLPCPESSRHPEDGSAKTGSVEHGEALPRSSSSGAELLPLPSLPPLPAKAATQADASLRMDRGQTAASTSQVKLPPLPASSGCSARGRLQELQRSAEDFADDNTSKTSLLEAALPCSYPGRMLLLSLRQGKRVSPPYLRPGLALPEQHWQHQGHHKATAVGSLFPRSASSLQDTSFSWKPRALLKEQAQVAQPPRSATSPGQATLCCQVCHRLQT